The proteins below are encoded in one region of Spirochaetota bacterium:
- a CDS encoding glycosyltransferase family 4 protein: MGIESLRHKSILIMASVRWHNASASYALLLAKGLEKHGMRVSFFGIPHSPIIKEAQMAGLQVYDEIDLMDKNPIKYLKNIKKLRQIVNKDYIDMLHPHISRDHTFAYLSTLGRSIPIIRTRTDSIPPKNNPINRFFYVNSAKQYIISAGYMLPVLKDMGIEERSISIVPPEINYKIFSNYHPKTNLKKELGIPQNKIVISFIGRLDKIKGVEYFIDSYSFLRNRDKFHFIISGEEINLTAEYLRKAADHQKIENISFLGRVDDVREILSITDIGVIPSVGSEAICRIALEMLSFGIPIIGSNVNSIPEIISEFDGVVVNSGEPEEIADAIEKLSNVVEYNKTKNNIRSKIENRNPDKFITSYLDIYSKVFDQY, from the coding sequence ATGGGAATAGAAAGCCTAAGGCATAAATCCATTTTAATAATGGCATCAGTTAGATGGCATAATGCTTCAGCCTCTTATGCATTGCTCCTAGCCAAAGGATTAGAGAAGCATGGTATGCGAGTCTCATTCTTTGGGATACCACATAGTCCAATCATTAAGGAAGCACAAATGGCTGGACTTCAGGTGTATGATGAGATTGATCTGATGGATAAAAATCCAATAAAATATTTAAAAAATATAAAAAAATTAAGGCAGATTGTAAATAAAGATTATATTGATATGCTTCATCCTCATATATCGAGAGATCACACCTTTGCATATTTATCAACATTGGGTAGGTCGATTCCCATAATTAGAACCAGGACAGACAGCATCCCACCCAAGAATAATCCCATAAACAGATTTTTTTATGTAAATTCTGCAAAGCAATACATAATCTCAGCCGGATACATGTTACCTGTATTGAAAGACATGGGTATTGAGGAGAGATCTATATCTATTGTTCCTCCTGAAATCAATTACAAAATATTTTCAAACTATCATCCCAAAACTAATCTAAAGAAAGAATTGGGGATCCCTCAAAATAAAATAGTAATTTCCTTCATTGGAAGATTGGATAAAATTAAGGGAGTAGAATATTTTATCGATAGTTATTCCTTTTTAAGGAATAGAGATAAATTTCACTTTATTATCTCAGGTGAAGAGATAAATTTAACAGCCGAATATTTGAGAAAAGCTGCTGATCATCAAAAAATTGAGAATATATCATTTCTCGGAAGAGTAGATGATGTAAGGGAGATACTTTCAATAACCGATATCGGGGTTATACCATCTGTTGGTTCTGAGGCTATTTGCAGAATAGCACTTGAGATGTTATCATTTGGAATCCCAATAATTGGCAGTAATGTGAATTCTATTCCAGAGATAATATCCGAGTTTGATGGAGTAGTGGTAAATTCAGGAGAGCCTGAAGAGATTGCTGATGCCATTGAAAAATTATCTAATGTGGTTGAATATAATAAAACAAAAAATAACATTAGATCTAAAATTGAAAACAGAAATCCAGATAAATTTATAACCTCCTATCTGGATATCTACTCAAAAGTCTTTGATCAATATTGA
- a CDS encoding glycoside hydrolase family 57 protein, with product MVSVCFYFQVHQPFRLKKGYSFFDIGVNHFYEDDDANREICNKVSRKCYLPANRIMLDLIEKFKGKFKVSYSISGIALEQFEKYNPEVIISFRELASTGCVEFITETYYHSLSFLFSKSEFNRQIIKHMKIIYGLFQQRPTTFRNTELIYNNELARHIEDLGFTTILADGVDHIMGWRSPNFLYRPESCNKLNLLLKNYKLSDDIAFRFSNRGWSEYPLTADKFASWIHNINGNGEVINLFMDYETFGEHQWADTGIFDFLRALPAKILNHPDMQFITPSESGKYYTPIAKLDVPYYISWADMERDLTAWMGNPLQNSALEMAYGYEGEVMSSNNNELINVWRKLLTSDHFYYMCTKWFSDGDVHKYFNPYNSPFDAYIVYMNVLNDLTTTLKGNLYSKLSNK from the coding sequence ATGGTTTCAGTATGTTTTTATTTTCAGGTGCACCAACCATTTCGACTCAAAAAGGGTTATTCATTCTTCGATATCGGAGTAAATCATTTTTACGAGGATGATGATGCGAATCGAGAGATTTGTAATAAGGTAAGCAGGAAATGTTATTTGCCTGCAAATAGAATAATGCTTGATCTTATTGAAAAATTCAAAGGGAAATTCAAGGTTTCCTATTCGATTAGCGGAATTGCGCTTGAACAATTTGAAAAGTATAATCCTGAGGTAATTATTTCATTTCGAGAACTTGCATCTACTGGATGCGTTGAATTTATTACTGAAACTTATTACCATTCGCTATCCTTCCTTTTTTCGAAAAGTGAATTTAACAGGCAAATAATTAAACATATGAAAATTATTTATGGTCTTTTCCAACAGAGACCAACGACTTTTAGAAATACAGAGCTGATTTACAATAATGAACTGGCAAGGCATATTGAGGATTTAGGGTTTACAACAATTCTTGCGGATGGGGTAGATCATATTATGGGATGGCGTTCACCAAATTTTTTATATCGACCAGAGAGTTGTAATAAGTTAAATCTACTTTTGAAGAATTATAAGCTTTCTGATGATATTGCCTTTAGATTCTCAAACCGAGGTTGGTCGGAATACCCCTTAACAGCAGATAAGTTCGCCAGTTGGATACATAATATCAACGGCAATGGCGAGGTGATAAACCTATTCATGGATTATGAGACATTTGGAGAGCATCAATGGGCGGATACTGGAATTTTTGATTTTTTGCGCGCACTGCCGGCTAAAATACTAAATCATCCAGATATGCAGTTCATTACTCCTTCCGAATCAGGCAAATACTATACTCCCATAGCAAAGCTGGATGTGCCATATTACATTTCATGGGCTGATATGGAGAGAGATCTGACAGCATGGATGGGCAATCCTCTGCAAAATTCTGCGCTTGAGATGGCATATGGATATGAAGGGGAAGTAATGTCCTCAAATAATAATGAATTAATAAATGTATGGAGAAAACTTTTAACCTCTGATCATTTTTATTATATGTGCACCAAGTGGTTTTCTGATGGTGATGTTCATAAGTATTTTAACCCTTACAATTCTCCCTTTGATGCATATATCGTTTATATGAATGTGCTTAACGATTTGACTACTACTCTTAAGGGTAATTTATACTCTAAATTGAGCAATAAGTAA
- a CDS encoding glycosyltransferase family 4 protein, producing the protein MKVLMYGWEFPPYVSGGLGTACFGISRGLIDNNVDITFVLPTKKGKGINSQVNIIGADEVPLVNNIGKLREQLKMINIDSLGSYSPYYTTIANRQYLKHFSSEVPTRKGQAGILEFTGNYGENLLAEVMNYSLAGESLSYYEDFDIIHAHDWLTFPAGVLTKNASDKPLIVHVHATEFDRSGDNINRDVYNIEKYGMDNADKIIAVSCYTKNIIVRHYGINPDKIEVIHNAVNKERQFERYGIKKNIDDKIVLYLGRVTMQKGPDYFMAAANQVLKKVKNVRFVMAGNGDLLPQMIYKMAEQRIADRFHFTGFLRGADVERMYAMSDLYVMPSVSEPFGLTPFEALVYDIPIIISKQSGASEILKHAICVDFWDVNRLADCIVAILNSEELSREIVKECQEEIKGVEWNTAGEKIKSIYCRLAA; encoded by the coding sequence ATGAAAGTATTAATGTACGGATGGGAATTCCCGCCCTATGTGAGCGGGGGATTGGGCACAGCTTGTTTTGGTATATCCAGAGGTCTGATAGATAACAACGTAGATATTACCTTTGTGCTTCCGACAAAGAAAGGCAAGGGAATAAACAGTCAAGTCAATATAATTGGTGCGGATGAAGTGCCTCTGGTTAATAATATAGGAAAACTAAGAGAACAATTAAAAATGATTAATATTGATTCTTTGGGTTCTTATTCTCCCTATTATACAACTATTGCTAATAGACAATACCTGAAACATTTTTCCTCAGAGGTGCCAACCAGGAAAGGGCAGGCAGGGATTTTGGAATTTACTGGTAATTATGGGGAAAATTTATTAGCAGAAGTAATGAACTATTCTTTAGCAGGAGAATCCTTAAGTTATTATGAGGATTTTGACATTATCCATGCCCATGATTGGCTTACTTTTCCGGCTGGCGTACTAACAAAAAATGCAAGTGACAAGCCCCTTATTGTTCATGTCCATGCAACTGAGTTTGACAGGAGTGGAGATAATATTAACAGGGATGTTTATAATATTGAAAAATATGGCATGGATAATGCCGATAAGATTATAGCTGTGAGCTGTTATACCAAGAATATAATAGTCCGTCATTATGGCATCAATCCTGATAAGATTGAAGTTATACATAATGCAGTTAATAAGGAGAGGCAGTTCGAGAGATACGGTATAAAAAAAAATATTGATGATAAGATAGTGCTTTATCTTGGAAGGGTTACTATGCAGAAGGGGCCTGATTATTTTATGGCGGCAGCAAATCAGGTATTGAAGAAAGTGAAAAATGTAAGGTTTGTCATGGCAGGCAATGGGGATCTTCTGCCTCAGATGATATATAAAATGGCCGAGCAGAGAATAGCGGACAGGTTTCATTTTACAGGATTCTTAAGGGGCGCTGATGTAGAAAGGATGTATGCAATGAGCGATTTATATGTTATGCCTTCAGTTTCAGAACCCTTCGGTCTCACTCCATTTGAGGCATTGGTCTATGATATTCCAATAATAATCTCGAAACAATCAGGGGCTTCGGAAATACTTAAACATGCGATCTGTGTAGATTTCTGGGATGTGAATAGGCTTGCTGACTGCATTGTAGCTATTCTTAACAGTGAAGAGTTATCCAGAGAAATTGTAAAGGAATGCCAGGAAGAGATTAAGGGCGTTGAATGGAATACCGCTGGAGAAAAAATCAAAAGTATTTATTGTAGACTCGCCGCATAA
- a CDS encoding response regulator transcription factor — protein sequence MLKIIIADDHAIVRSGLKEIFSEQLFNAVTDEARDGQELLEKIRKNMYDIVLLDISMPGRNGLEILKQLKIEKPNIPVLVLSMYPEKHYAVRILKAGASGYLTKSASPEKMIEAIIKVSEGGKYISPTLAEELADNLIQDNNIPLHESLSDREYQVFCKLVMGKSVSDIAKELYLSVKTISTYRSRILEKMNMKNTIELTRYALKNNLVD from the coding sequence ATGTTAAAAATTATTATAGCCGATGATCATGCAATTGTAAGATCCGGTCTTAAAGAGATTTTTTCAGAACAGCTTTTCAATGCTGTTACTGATGAGGCAAGAGATGGGCAGGAGTTACTGGAGAAAATAAGAAAAAACATGTATGACATCGTTTTGCTGGATATCTCGATGCCCGGAAGAAATGGATTAGAAATTCTGAAACAATTAAAAATAGAGAAACCAAATATTCCAGTTTTGGTTCTAAGCATGTATCCGGAAAAACATTATGCAGTCAGAATACTGAAAGCCGGGGCATCCGGCTACCTGACAAAGTCTGCCTCGCCTGAAAAAATGATTGAAGCTATTATAAAGGTATCAGAGGGAGGTAAATATATCAGCCCCACTCTCGCTGAAGAACTAGCCGATAATCTTATTCAGGATAACAATATACCACTTCATGAGTCTCTTTCTGACCGTGAATATCAAGTATTTTGCAAGTTGGTAATGGGGAAAAGTGTCTCAGATATTGCCAAGGAGTTATATCTTAGTGTAAAAACAATCAGCACATACAGAAGTAGAATTCTTGAAAAGATGAATATGAAGAATACGATTGAATTAACTCGCTATGCATTAAAAAATAATCTTGTGGATTAA
- a CDS encoding response regulator → MPKILAIDDKRDNLISIRALLKNLIPECEVITAESGYEGLKKAIEELPDTILLDIKMPNMDGYEVCERLKSDSKTKYIPVIMLTAIDIDIESKVKGMEIGADAFCAKPIDEMELAAQIKAMLRIKKAEDLLHKEKNLLEDMVVERTKELKDSERELRNLSQHLLEVREEERTGIARELHDELGQSLTALKMDLGWIRRKLDDDRSVLLQRLELMSTLIDNTIESVHRISSELRPGILDDFGLCAAIEWLAREIEGRTGIKCVLRFDPEEINHMDDKLMLNIFRIYQEVLTNVARHSQATKVDIVLAEEGNTIKIEINDNGKGITEEQINNPNSFGIIGIKERANFYNARLYIGGIRDVGTKVKVVFPITYSI, encoded by the coding sequence ATGCCTAAGATATTAGCAATCGATGATAAAAGGGATAATTTAATATCAATCAGGGCCTTATTAAAAAATCTTATTCCTGAGTGCGAGGTTATTACAGCAGAATCTGGATATGAAGGCCTGAAAAAAGCTATCGAGGAATTGCCAGATACTATATTGTTAGATATTAAAATGCCAAACATGGATGGATATGAAGTATGCGAAAGGCTGAAATCAGATTCTAAGACAAAATACATACCAGTTATTATGTTGACTGCCATCGATATTGATATTGAAAGCAAAGTAAAGGGTATGGAAATTGGGGCTGATGCATTTTGTGCAAAACCTATTGATGAAATGGAATTAGCGGCTCAGATTAAGGCAATGTTGCGAATAAAGAAAGCAGAAGATTTGTTGCATAAAGAGAAAAATTTGTTAGAGGATATGGTCGTAGAGAGAACAAAAGAGCTTAAAGATAGCGAAAGAGAATTGCGCAATCTTTCCCAACATTTGTTGGAAGTAAGAGAGGAGGAGAGGACTGGAATTGCTCGCGAGCTTCATGATGAGTTGGGACAATCATTAACCGCTCTCAAAATGGATTTGGGTTGGATAAGAAGGAAATTGGATGATGATCGAAGCGTTCTTTTACAGAGATTGGAATTAATGTCAACTCTTATAGATAATACAATTGAATCAGTACATCGAATATCATCAGAACTTAGACCAGGCATATTAGATGATTTTGGATTATGTGCCGCAATTGAATGGTTGGCAAGGGAAATTGAGGGGAGAACCGGAATTAAGTGCGTGCTTCGTTTTGATCCAGAAGAAATTAATCATATGGATGATAAACTTATGCTGAATATATTTCGTATTTATCAGGAGGTTTTAACAAATGTTGCGCGGCATTCGCAAGCTACTAAGGTTGATATTGTTTTAGCAGAGGAAGGGAATACAATAAAAATAGAAATAAATGATAATGGCAAAGGTATAACAGAGGAGCAGATTAATAATCCTAACTCCTTTGGAATTATTGGCATTAAGGAAAGAGCCAATTTTTATAATGCCAGGTTATATATAGGAGGCATAAGGGATGTGGGAACAAAAGTAAAAGTAGTATTTCCAATTACATATTCTATTTGA